The Nitrospirota bacterium genome has a segment encoding these proteins:
- a CDS encoding IS3 family transposase has protein sequence QTRAEARADIFDYIERWHNPRQRRRLDQQQQGEQLLTQPSVEMG, from the coding sequence CAAACGAGAGCCGAGGCGAGAGCGGATATCTTTGATTACATCGAGCGCTGGCACAATCCCCGGCAGCGGCGGAGACTCGATCAACAGCAACAGGGGGAGCAACTCTTAACTCAACCGTCCGTGGAAATGGGGTAG